A stretch of Mobula birostris isolate sMobBir1 chromosome 30, sMobBir1.hap1, whole genome shotgun sequence DNA encodes these proteins:
- the nr0b2a gene encoding nuclear receptor subfamily 0 group B member 2a: MACVSLLLDKCQCVSGVRQSAILYTILSQQRHLHFSHHSCSCETRRTVCLRTPQVTCQMVSDVLVKTVSFMKNLPSFHHLPRADQLLLLENCWTPLFLLGLAQERVSFDVIETPGHSMLKRILLNGQGLIKTEKEERRQPTLAGVQRVKMCLHKLWGLDLNPTEYAYLKGAILFNPDLPGLQAPDYIESLQHEAQRVLHKVLMPLPSKDNSRFAHVLITISGLKTISADLITELFFRPVIGAADMSELLLEILYN; this comes from the exons ATGGCTTGCGTCAGTCTTCTGCTCGATAAATGCCAATGCGTTTCTGGAGTGAGACAGAGTGCAATCTTATATACTATCCTGAGCCAGCAGAGACACCTGCACTTCTCACATCACAGCTGCTCCTGTGAAACTAGGCGGACTGTTTGTCTGAGAACTCCGCAGGTTACCTGTCAGATGGTATCCGACGTGCTGGTGAAGACAGTAAGTTTTATGAAGAACCTTCCTTCGTTCCACCACCTTCCCAGAGCAGACCAGTTGCTGTTACTGGAAAACTGCTGGACCCCGTTGTTTTTGTTGGGATTGGCCCAAGAGAGAGTGAGCTTTGACGTGATAGAGACCCCAGGCCACAGTATGCTGAAGAGAATCCTGCTGAATGGGCAAGGCCTGATCAAGACCGAGAAAGAGGAAAGGAGGCAGCCAACGCTTGCtggtgtgcagagagttaaaatgtGTCTGCACAAGTTGTGGGGCTTGGATCTGAATCCAACAGAGTATGCATATCTGAAAGGAGCAATCCTCTTCAACCCTG ATTTACCGGGACTCCAAGCTCCAGATTACATTGAAAGCCTTCAGCACGAGGCACAGCGCGTACTCCACAAGGTCCTGATGCCTCTTCCTTCCAAGGACAACAGCCGCTTTGCCCACGTTTTAATCACCATCTCCGGCCTGAAGACCATCAGTGCTGATCTGATAACAGAACTCTTTTTCAGGCCAGTGATCGGAGCAGCCGACATGAGTGAGCTGCTGCTGGAGATCCTTTATAACTAG